In one window of Paucibacter aquatile DNA:
- a CDS encoding glutathione S-transferase N-terminal domain-containing protein codes for MIEVYSWPTPNGHKVHIMLEECGLPYRVIPVDIGAGAQFEPAFLAISPNNKIPAIQDSEGPDGRPISLFESGAILLYLAGKTGRFLPADTAGKYEVLQWLMFQMGSVGPMLGQAHHFRIYAPEKIAYAIERYSKEAQRLYGVIDKRLAMSRYIGGPAYSIADMAIFPWLRSWKNQGVQMSDYPHLKGWFDEIAARPAVQRGVAVLETQRKPLMDDKAREMLFGDTQYRRH; via the coding sequence ATGATCGAAGTGTATTCATGGCCTACACCCAACGGCCACAAGGTTCACATCATGTTGGAAGAATGCGGACTGCCCTATCGGGTGATCCCCGTGGACATCGGGGCGGGCGCACAATTCGAGCCCGCCTTTCTGGCCATCAGCCCGAACAACAAGATCCCCGCCATCCAGGACAGCGAAGGCCCGGACGGGCGGCCGATCAGCCTGTTCGAGTCGGGCGCCATCCTGCTGTACCTGGCCGGCAAGACCGGGCGATTTCTGCCCGCTGACACGGCCGGCAAGTACGAGGTGTTGCAGTGGTTGATGTTCCAGATGGGCAGCGTCGGCCCCATGCTGGGTCAGGCTCACCACTTTCGCATCTACGCCCCGGAGAAAATCGCCTACGCGATCGAGCGCTACAGCAAGGAAGCGCAGCGCCTGTACGGCGTGATCGACAAGCGTCTGGCTATGAGCCGCTACATCGGCGGGCCGGCTTACAGCATTGCCGACATGGCCATCTTTCCCTGGCTGCGCAGCTGGAAAAACCAAGGCGTGCAGATGTCGGACTACCCCCATCTCAAGGGCTGGTTTGACGAAATCGCTGCGCGGCCGGCAGTGCAGCGCGGCGTGGCCGTGCTGGAAACCCAGCGCAAGCCCTTGATGGACGACAAGGCCCGCGAAATGCTGTTCGGGGACACCCAGTACCGCCGACATTGA
- a CDS encoding CysB family HTH-type transcriptional regulator, translated as MNLHQFRFVQEAARRNLNLTETAKALFTSQPGVSKAILELEEELGIDIFSRHGKRLRRITEPGQQVLAAIEIIMREVNNLKRIGDEYSKQDSGTLSIATTHTQARYVLPGPVAQLRRQLPLVRVSLHQGNPDQVVRMLLDDSADVGLATESLAQIEELVTLPCYEWQHVLVVPADHPLAQVERPSLEQLAAEPLVSYHPSFTGRTRIDRAFQARQLHPNFVLEAIDSDVIKTYVRLGMGVGIVAEMAVREDPPDGGLVSRPLGHLFGQNVTRIAFKRGAYLRNYVYSFAELLSDRLNRPLLERAMSGEASDYKL; from the coding sequence ATGAACTTGCACCAGTTCCGATTCGTGCAGGAAGCGGCACGCCGCAATCTCAACTTGACCGAGACCGCCAAGGCGCTGTTCACTTCTCAGCCGGGCGTGTCCAAGGCCATCCTGGAACTGGAAGAAGAGCTAGGCATCGACATCTTCTCGCGCCACGGCAAGCGCCTGCGCCGCATCACCGAGCCCGGCCAGCAGGTGCTGGCCGCCATCGAAATCATCATGCGCGAGGTCAACAACCTCAAGCGCATCGGCGACGAATACTCCAAGCAGGACAGTGGCACCCTGTCGATCGCCACCACACACACCCAGGCGCGCTATGTTCTGCCGGGCCCGGTGGCGCAGTTGCGCCGGCAACTGCCGCTGGTGCGCGTCAGCCTGCACCAGGGCAACCCCGACCAAGTCGTGCGCATGCTGCTCGACGACAGCGCCGATGTCGGCCTGGCCACCGAATCTCTGGCCCAGATCGAAGAGCTGGTCACCTTGCCCTGCTACGAATGGCAGCATGTGCTGGTGGTGCCGGCCGACCATCCTCTGGCCCAGGTGGAGCGCCCGAGCCTGGAGCAGCTGGCTGCCGAGCCCCTGGTGTCTTACCACCCCAGTTTCACCGGCCGCACTCGCATCGACCGGGCTTTCCAGGCGCGCCAGTTACACCCCAACTTCGTGCTCGAGGCCATCGACTCCGACGTCATCAAGACCTATGTCCGCCTGGGCATGGGTGTGGGCATCGTGGCCGAAATGGCGGTGCGCGAGGATCCTCCCGACGGCGGACTTGTGTCGCGACCGCTGGGCCATTTGTTCGGCCAGAATGTCACCCGCATTGCCTTCAAGCGTGGCGCTTATCTGCGCAATTACGTCTACAGCTTTGCCGAGCTCCTGTCGGACCGACTGAACCGCCCCTTGCTCGAGCGAGCCATGAGCGGCGAGGCCAGCGACTACAAGCTCTGA
- a CDS encoding pyridoxal phosphate-dependent aminotransferase — protein MNAPTSPGSLTLPTPLNSRLPQVGATIFSTMSALAQAHGAVNLGQGFPDFDCDPALIEAVHAAMRDGHNQYPPMPGVPALRQAVATKLQATHGQAYCPEREITITAGATQAILCALLAIVHPGDEVIVLEPCYDSYAPNIALAGGVLVRVPLDPETFRPDFDRIRAALTPRTRALIINTPHNPSATVWSDAEMRNLADLLRGSQALLISDEVYEHMVYDGQAHQSVARFPELAARSLIVSSFGKTFHVTGWKVGYVAAPAALSAEFRKVHQYTVFSVNTPVQLGLSRYLADPRPYLDLPAFYQRKRDHFRAGLAQCRLRLLPSEGSYFQCVDYRELEAGRALNDAEFCQWLTREVGVAAIPVSAFHADKQDQARASQDKIIRFCFAKKDATLDRALALLRQL, from the coding sequence ATGAATGCACCGACATCGCCCGGCAGCCTGACCCTGCCCACGCCCCTGAACAGCCGCCTGCCCCAGGTGGGCGCCACCATCTTCAGCACCATGTCGGCCTTGGCTCAGGCCCATGGCGCGGTCAATCTGGGCCAAGGATTTCCCGACTTCGACTGCGACCCCGCCCTGATCGAGGCCGTGCATGCCGCCATGCGTGATGGCCACAACCAGTACCCACCCATGCCCGGCGTGCCCGCACTGCGCCAAGCGGTGGCCACCAAGCTGCAGGCCACGCACGGCCAAGCCTATTGCCCTGAGCGCGAGATCACCATCACCGCCGGCGCCACCCAAGCCATCTTGTGCGCCCTATTGGCCATCGTTCATCCCGGCGATGAAGTGATCGTGCTGGAGCCCTGCTATGACAGCTACGCCCCCAATATCGCGCTGGCTGGCGGCGTGCTCGTACGCGTGCCCCTGGACCCGGAGACCTTTCGCCCCGATTTCGATCGCATCCGCGCCGCGTTGACCCCCCGCACGCGCGCCCTCATCATCAACACTCCGCACAACCCCAGTGCCACGGTCTGGAGTGATGCCGAGATGCGCAACCTTGCCGACTTGCTGCGCGGCAGCCAGGCACTGTTGATCAGCGATGAGGTCTACGAACACATGGTCTATGACGGGCAAGCGCATCAAAGCGTCGCCCGTTTTCCGGAGCTGGCCGCTCGCAGCCTGATCGTGTCCAGCTTCGGCAAGACCTTCCACGTCACCGGCTGGAAAGTCGGTTATGTCGCCGCTCCCGCGGCCCTGAGCGCCGAGTTCCGCAAGGTACACCAGTACACGGTGTTCTCCGTCAACACGCCGGTTCAGCTGGGTCTGAGCCGCTATCTGGCCGACCCACGTCCCTATTTGGATCTGCCCGCGTTTTACCAGCGCAAGCGCGACCATTTCCGCGCAGGCCTGGCGCAATGCCGGCTGCGCCTGCTGCCCAGCGAGGGCAGCTATTTCCAGTGCGTGGACTACCGCGAGCTTGAGGCCGGACGAGCACTCAACGACGCCGAGTTTTGCCAATGGCTGACACGAGAAGTGGGCGTGGCGGCAATTCCAGTGTCGGCTTTCCATGCGGACAAGCAAGACCAGGCGCGGGCCAGCCAAGACAAGATCATTCGCTTTTGCTTCGCGAAAAAAGACGCGACCCTGGATCGCGCACTGGCCTTGCTGCGGCAGCTCTGA
- a CDS encoding sirohydrochlorin chelatase — protein MSQGLLLFAHGARDPDWARPFEAVAARLARQRPGLAMRLAYLEFMSPSLEEAAHSLAAEGCDTIHIVPMFLGTGGHVRRDIPPLLASLESQYGDAVQWLLHPALGDQERIIQAMAEASLAWLDGPAEEHP, from the coding sequence ATGAGCCAAGGCCTGCTTCTTTTCGCCCATGGCGCCCGCGATCCCGATTGGGCGCGCCCATTCGAAGCCGTGGCCGCCCGCTTGGCCCGACAGCGCCCGGGCTTGGCCATGCGATTGGCCTACCTGGAGTTCATGTCGCCCAGCCTCGAAGAAGCGGCACACAGCCTCGCGGCCGAGGGCTGCGACACGATTCACATCGTGCCCATGTTCCTGGGCACCGGCGGCCACGTGCGGCGCGACATTCCGCCCCTGCTGGCCAGCCTGGAAAGCCAGTACGGCGATGCCGTGCAGTGGCTGCTGCACCCTGCCCTGGGCGACCAGGAGCGCATCATCCAGGCCATGGCCGAGGCCAGCCTGGCCTGGCTGGACGGCCCCGCCGAGGAACACCCATGA
- a CDS encoding Crp/Fnr family transcriptional regulator: MNSTVLTQTERNNIESGPWFSKLSAALREDILARASVRRLNDGALLSCRGEPAEEWMAVAKGAVRVSSVSLAGKQIALTYVEPGTWFGDIALFDGLPRTHDASVHGETTLLVIRKPDFRELLQRHTELYDALLRLNCRRLRLMFDMVEDLNTRPLASRLAKQIIFLARSYGEPQGEETRIGLQLAQEDLAQLLGASRQRVNQELKSFEREGAVRVEPTRLVMLSRDKLLAIANR, from the coding sequence ATGAACAGCACGGTCCTCACACAAACAGAACGCAACAACATCGAATCGGGCCCGTGGTTCTCCAAGCTCTCCGCCGCCTTGCGCGAGGACATCCTTGCTCGCGCCTCGGTGCGCCGCCTCAACGATGGCGCCCTGCTCTCCTGCCGTGGCGAGCCGGCCGAGGAATGGATGGCGGTCGCCAAGGGTGCCGTGCGCGTGAGCTCGGTGTCACTGGCGGGAAAGCAGATTGCACTGACCTATGTCGAGCCGGGCACCTGGTTCGGAGACATCGCCTTGTTCGACGGGCTGCCACGGACCCACGATGCCAGTGTGCATGGAGAAACCACCTTGCTGGTGATCCGCAAGCCCGATTTCCGCGAGCTGCTGCAGCGCCATACCGAGCTCTACGATGCGCTGCTGCGCCTGAACTGCCGCCGCCTGCGCCTGATGTTCGACATGGTGGAAGACCTGAACACCCGACCCCTGGCCTCGCGGCTGGCCAAGCAAATCATCTTCCTGGCTCGCTCCTACGGCGAGCCTCAGGGCGAGGAAACCCGCATCGGCCTGCAACTGGCGCAAGAAGACCTGGCCCAGCTGCTGGGGGCGTCGCGCCAGCGCGTGAATCAAGAGCTCAAGAGCTTCGAACGCGAAGGGGCTGTGCGGGTCGAACCCACGCGCCTGGTCATGCTCAGCCGCGACAAACTCCTGGCCATTGCCAATCGCTGA